From a single Seriola aureovittata isolate HTS-2021-v1 ecotype China chromosome 18, ASM2101889v1, whole genome shotgun sequence genomic region:
- the sdad1 gene encoding protein SDA1 homolog: protein MSGRHNNKLPNNLPQLQNLIKRDPQSYVEEFLQQYRHYQSNVQIFKLQPDKPNKELADLVMFLAQVGHCYLEHLSTFPQELSELLLSHHTVLESDLRMTFCKALILLRNKDLIDPAGLLELFFELLRCHDKLLRKTLYTHIVADIKNINAKHKNNKVNTMLQNFMYTMLRDSNSIAAKISLDVMAELYKRNIWNDPKTVNVITTACFSKVTKILVAGLKFFLGKDEDEKNESDSESEASTTDTVVEEKRYCTCIELKKRGDFKLRHDTQTWFPYVTLLLLTVILVFQTEGPSARDLMVRYSTGKKTTKNKKKMEKAMKVLKKHKKKKRADVFNFSAIHLIHDPQDFSEKLLKQLEDSKERFEVKIMMMELISRLVGIHELFLFNFYPFVQRFLQPHQREVTKILLCAAQASHQLVPPDVIEPLIMTIANNFVTDRNSGEVMTVGINAIKEVAARCPLAITEDLLQDLAQYKIHKDKNVMMSARGLIQLFRNLNPQMLHKRDRGRPTEASAEAKIKDYGELEAKDYIPGAEVLEVEEENKEGGEDEDGWESASISDDDDDGEWVDVHHSSDEDTGEMAEKLQSMPVEERKAKAAAVSGSRLLTQDDFKKIRLVQMAKEVNAAPGKGQKRKNVDSDDEGDNRGELLTLRNIEKLHKKPKADKETRLATAMAGRTDRKDFVRKRTKLNPHASTSNKEKRRTKNFMMMRHSQNVRTKGKRSFREKQLALRDALLKKRKQHK from the exons ATGTCCGGAcgacacaacaacaaactgccGAACAATTTGCCACAACTGCAGAATCTCATAAAAAGAGACCCGCAGTCGTACGTAGAAGAA TTTCTACAACAGTACCGGCACTACCAGTCCAATGTACAGATCTTCAAACTGCAGCCGGACAAACCGAACAAGGAGCTGGCAGACCTTGTCATGTTTCTTGCTCAG GTTGGTCACTGTTACCTGGAGCACTTGTCCACCTTCCCTCAAGAGCTGTCTGAGTTATTACTAAGTCACCACACAGTCTTAGAGTCAGACTTAAGAATG ACCTTCTGCAAAGCGCTGATTCTTCTGAGGAATAAAGACCTGATCGACCCCGCTGGCCTCCTGGAGCTCTTCTTTGAGCTGCTGCGATGTCACGACAAACTGCTCAGGAAG ACACTGTACACTCACATTGTTGCCGACATCAAAAACATAAACGctaagcacaaaaacaacaaggtcaaCACA ATGTTACAGAACTTCATGTACACCATGCTGAGAGACAGTAATTCCATCGCAGCAAAGATCTCTTTAGATGTCATGGCAGAGCTATACAAAAGAAACATATG GAATGATCCCAAAACTGTTAATGTCATTACAACAGCATGCTTCTCCAAGGTGACAAAG ATCCTCGTTGCGGGTCTTAAATTCTTCCTGGgcaaagatgaagatgaaaagaatGAGAGTGATTCAGAATCTGAGGCAAGTACCACAGATACAGTAGTCGAAGAGAAACGATACTGTACTTGTattgagttaaaaaaaagggGTGATTTTAAGCTAAGGCATGATACACAAACATGGTTTCCATATGTCACGCTGCTTTTATTAACAGTCATTCTTGTCTTCCAGACAGAGGGACCATCAGCTCGAGACCTGATGGTGAGATACTCCACAGGCAAGAAAACCaccaaaaacaagaagaaaatggaaaaagcaaTGAAAGTCCTCAAG aaacacaagaaaaagaagagagcgGATGTGTTCAACTTTTCCGCTATTCACCTAATTCATGATCCTCAAG atttCTCAGAGAAACTCTTGAAACAGTTGGAAGACTCTAAAGAGCGCTTCGAGGTGAAGATCATGATGATGGAGCTCATATCCAGACTGGTTGGAATCCATGAG CTCTTCCTCTTCAATTTCTATCCCTTCGTCCAGAGGTTTCTTCAGCCCCATCAAAGAg AAGTGACAAAGATTCTCCTGTGTGCCGCCCAGGCTTCCCACCAGCTCGTCCCCCCAGAC GTCATTGAACCTTTGATCATGACCATCGCAAATAACTTTGTGACGGACAGAAACTCTGGGGAGGTCATGACTGTGGG TATTAATGCCATCAAGGAGGTGGCAGCCCGTTGTCCACTCGCCATCACCGaagacctgctgcaggacctgGCTCAGTACAAGATCCACAAAGACAAGA ATGTGATGATGTCTGCCAGGGGACTGATCCAGCTGTTCAGGAATCTTAATCCACAGATGCTGCACAAGAGGGACAGG GGGCGACCCACAGAGGCATCAGCGGAGGCCAAGATCAAAGACTACGGAGAGCTTGAAGCGAAGGACTACATCCCTGGAGCTGAAGTCCtcgaggtggaggaggagaacaaagagggaggggaggacgAAG ACGGCTGGGAGAGTGCCAGTATAAgcgatgacgatgacgatggGGAGTGGGTGGATGTTCACCACTCATCTGACGAAGACACAGGAGAAATG GCCGAGAAGCTTCAGAGTATGCCCGTTGAGGAAAGAAAAGCCAAGGCAGCGGCGGTCAGTGGCAGCAGGCTCCTCACCCAGGATGACTTCAAGAAGATCCGTCTGGTGCAGATGGCCAAGGAGGTCAACGCCGCGCCAGGCAAGGGccagaagaggaaaaatgtgGACAGTGATGACGAGGGTGACAACAG AGGGGAGCTGCTGACTTTGAGGAATATTGAGAAACTGCACAAGAAACCAAAAGCTGACAAGGAAACACGCCTGGCAACAGCAATG GCGGGACGTACCGACCGAAAGGACTTTGTCAGGAAGCGAACCAAGCTGAACCCACACGCCAGCACCAGCaacaaggagaagaggaggacgaagaaCTTCATGATGATGAGACACAGTCAGAACGTGAGGACCAAGGGCAAACGCTccttcagagaaaaacag CTTGCTCTACGAGATGCACTCCTaaaaaagaggaagcagcaCAAGTAG